Proteins encoded by one window of Capra hircus breed San Clemente chromosome 8, ASM170441v1, whole genome shotgun sequence:
- the UBAP1 gene encoding ubiquitin-associated protein 1 isoform X1 has translation MASKKLGADFHGTFSYLDDVPFKIGDKFKTPAKVGLPIGFSLPDCLQVVREVQYDFSLEKKTIEWAEDLKKIQEAQWEAERKAEEAEAKVNSKSGPEGDSKMSFSKTHSAATMPPPMNPILASLQHNSILTPTRVSSSAPKQKVLSPPHTKADFNPADFECEEDPFDNLELKTIDEKEELRNILVGTSGPIMAQLLDSNLPRGGSGSVLQEEEVLASLERATLDFKPLHKPNGFVTLPQLGNCEKMSLSSKVSLPPIPAVSNIKSLSFPKLDSDDSSQKTPKMASTFHSTSCLRSGTFWNFLKPSTQSSASELNGHPTLGLSALNLDSGTEVPTLTPPQTPSLSVLSVCTEESAPPNTRPTVTPPNLSVSQVPNNPSCPQAYSELQALSPSERHCVETVVSMGYSYECVLRAMKKKGENIEQILDYLFAHGQLCEKGFDPLLVEEALEMQQCSEEKMMEFLQLMSKFKEMGFELKDIKEVLLLHNNDQDNALEDLMARAGAS, from the exons aTGGCTTCTAAGAAGTTGGGTGCAGATTTTCATG GGACTTTCAGTTACCTTGATGATGTCCCATTTAAGATAGGAGACAAATTCAAAACACCAGCTAAAGTTGGTCTTCCTATTGGCTTCTCCTTGCCTGATTGTTTGCAGGTTGTCAGAGAAGTACAG TATGACTTCTCCTTGGAAAAGAAAACCATTGAGTGGGCTGAAGATCTTAAGAAGATCCAAGAAGCCCAGTGGGAAGCAGAGCGCAAGGCTGAGGAAGCAGAAGCTAAAGTGAATTCTAAGAGTGGCCCAGAGGGCGACAGCAAGATGAGCTTTTCTAAGACGCACAGTGCAGCCACCATGCCGCCTCCTATGAACCCCATCCTCGCCAGCTTACAGCACAACAGCATCCTCACCCCGACTCGCGTCAGCAGCAGTGCCCCGAAACAGAAAGTTCTCAGCCCGCCCCACACAAAGGCAGACTTCAATCCTGCTGACTTTGAGTGTGAAGAAGACCCGTTTGATAATCTGGAGTTAAAAACTATTGATGAGAAGGAAGAGCTGAGAAACATTCTGGTGGGAACCAGTGGACCCATTATGGCCCAGTTATTGGACAGTAACTTGCCTCGAGGTGGCTCTGGGTCTGTGCTACAGGAGGAGGAGGTCCTGGCCTCCCTGGAGCGGGCCACCCTAGATTTCAAGCCTCTTCACAAACCCAATGGCTTTGTAACCTTACCACAGCTGGGCAACTGTGAAAAGATGTCGCTGTCTTCCAAAGTGTCCCTCCCCCCCATTCCTGCAGTGAGCAATATCAAGTCCTTGTCCTTCCCCAAACTTGACTCTGATGACAGCAGTCAGAAGACACCCAAGATGGCAAGCACTTTCCATAGCACATCCTGCCTCCGCAGTGGCACGTTCTGGAATTTCCTAAAGCCTTCCACCCAAAGCAGTGCCAGTGAGCTCAATGGGCATCCTACCCTTGGGCTTTCAGCTTTGAACTTGGACAGTGGCACAGAGGTGCCAACCCTGACCCCTCCCCAGACGCCTTCCCTGTCTGTCTTGTCTGTGTGCACAGAAGAATCAGCACCTCCAAATACACGTCCCACG GTCACACCTCCTAATCTCTCAGTGTCACAAGTGCCCAACAATCCCAGCTGTCCCCAGGCTTACTCTGAACTGCAGGCGCTGTCCCCCAGCGAGCGGCACTGTGTGGAGACAGTGGTCAGCATGGGCTACTCATACGAGTGTGTCTTGAGAGCCatgaagaagaaaggagagaatatTGAGCAG ATTCTCGACTATCTCTTTGCACATGGACAGCTCTGTGAGAAGGGCTTTGACCCTCTTTTGGTGGAAGAGGCTCTGGAAATGCAGCAGTGTTCAGAGGAAAAG ATGATGGAGTTTCTTCAGTTAATGAGCAAATTTAAGGAAATGGGCTTTGAACTGAAAGATATTAAGGAAGTTCTGCTATTACACAACAACGACCAGGACAATGCTCTGGAAGACCTCATGGCTCGGGCGGGAGCCAGCTGA
- the UBAP1 gene encoding ubiquitin-associated protein 1 isoform X2 encodes MYDFSLEKKTIEWAEDLKKIQEAQWEAERKAEEAEAKVNSKSGPEGDSKMSFSKTHSAATMPPPMNPILASLQHNSILTPTRVSSSAPKQKVLSPPHTKADFNPADFECEEDPFDNLELKTIDEKEELRNILVGTSGPIMAQLLDSNLPRGGSGSVLQEEEVLASLERATLDFKPLHKPNGFVTLPQLGNCEKMSLSSKVSLPPIPAVSNIKSLSFPKLDSDDSSQKTPKMASTFHSTSCLRSGTFWNFLKPSTQSSASELNGHPTLGLSALNLDSGTEVPTLTPPQTPSLSVLSVCTEESAPPNTRPTVTPPNLSVSQVPNNPSCPQAYSELQALSPSERHCVETVVSMGYSYECVLRAMKKKGENIEQILDYLFAHGQLCEKGFDPLLVEEALEMQQCSEEKMMEFLQLMSKFKEMGFELKDIKEVLLLHNNDQDNALEDLMARAGAS; translated from the exons ATG TATGACTTCTCCTTGGAAAAGAAAACCATTGAGTGGGCTGAAGATCTTAAGAAGATCCAAGAAGCCCAGTGGGAAGCAGAGCGCAAGGCTGAGGAAGCAGAAGCTAAAGTGAATTCTAAGAGTGGCCCAGAGGGCGACAGCAAGATGAGCTTTTCTAAGACGCACAGTGCAGCCACCATGCCGCCTCCTATGAACCCCATCCTCGCCAGCTTACAGCACAACAGCATCCTCACCCCGACTCGCGTCAGCAGCAGTGCCCCGAAACAGAAAGTTCTCAGCCCGCCCCACACAAAGGCAGACTTCAATCCTGCTGACTTTGAGTGTGAAGAAGACCCGTTTGATAATCTGGAGTTAAAAACTATTGATGAGAAGGAAGAGCTGAGAAACATTCTGGTGGGAACCAGTGGACCCATTATGGCCCAGTTATTGGACAGTAACTTGCCTCGAGGTGGCTCTGGGTCTGTGCTACAGGAGGAGGAGGTCCTGGCCTCCCTGGAGCGGGCCACCCTAGATTTCAAGCCTCTTCACAAACCCAATGGCTTTGTAACCTTACCACAGCTGGGCAACTGTGAAAAGATGTCGCTGTCTTCCAAAGTGTCCCTCCCCCCCATTCCTGCAGTGAGCAATATCAAGTCCTTGTCCTTCCCCAAACTTGACTCTGATGACAGCAGTCAGAAGACACCCAAGATGGCAAGCACTTTCCATAGCACATCCTGCCTCCGCAGTGGCACGTTCTGGAATTTCCTAAAGCCTTCCACCCAAAGCAGTGCCAGTGAGCTCAATGGGCATCCTACCCTTGGGCTTTCAGCTTTGAACTTGGACAGTGGCACAGAGGTGCCAACCCTGACCCCTCCCCAGACGCCTTCCCTGTCTGTCTTGTCTGTGTGCACAGAAGAATCAGCACCTCCAAATACACGTCCCACG GTCACACCTCCTAATCTCTCAGTGTCACAAGTGCCCAACAATCCCAGCTGTCCCCAGGCTTACTCTGAACTGCAGGCGCTGTCCCCCAGCGAGCGGCACTGTGTGGAGACAGTGGTCAGCATGGGCTACTCATACGAGTGTGTCTTGAGAGCCatgaagaagaaaggagagaatatTGAGCAG ATTCTCGACTATCTCTTTGCACATGGACAGCTCTGTGAGAAGGGCTTTGACCCTCTTTTGGTGGAAGAGGCTCTGGAAATGCAGCAGTGTTCAGAGGAAAAG ATGATGGAGTTTCTTCAGTTAATGAGCAAATTTAAGGAAATGGGCTTTGAACTGAAAGATATTAAGGAAGTTCTGCTATTACACAACAACGACCAGGACAATGCTCTGGAAGACCTCATGGCTCGGGCGGGAGCCAGCTGA